The proteins below are encoded in one region of Corvus hawaiiensis isolate bCorHaw1 chromosome 3, bCorHaw1.pri.cur, whole genome shotgun sequence:
- the APLF gene encoding aprataxin and PNK-like factor, producing MEMSCIPLLMEPACSSSEVQGVGKMRNNDAASRLLVPLSEDNESKQSKSIQRKRVLPSWMLERDLLVQRVSKPVMTGGSRKKKGQGRGEGHTESLKSEVHVQQKKRLASEETIEDFEGGEQDQWKRSCLSIPVPSSQNTSGFPLENSMRDMEGNGKTGTKNPGISLEKNDRQLHSKWSKTVGQISSKGNRIEKNKEQITGSTSQQAHWGRTSKYFGAQEGILEPDANLDYNTEISDSTRSADASENSKQIQHKRTPCMYGSGCYRKNPIHFQQFSHPTDDDYDDMEMVAQDDNDNRPECPYGTACYRKNPQHKLEYKHSAPPVTGRGTQQRTSSNGKRAVEKDGVNDGEANEYDLNDSFIEEEEEECEPTDEDSDWEPSSEEKDNEDVETLVQETRRFVRIKK from the exons ACTTTTG GTTCCTCTTTCTGAGGATAATGAGAGCAAACAGTCAAAATCTATTCAAAGAAAGAGAGTGCTTCCATCTTGGATGCTGGAAAGAGATCTCCTCGTGCAGAGGGTTTCCAAGCCTGTAATGACAGGAG gtagtagaaagaaaaaaggccaAGGAAGGGGAGAAGGCCATACAGAGTCATTAAAATCAGAAGTACAtgtgcagcagaaaaaaagattagCTTCTGAAGAAACTATAGAGGATTTTGAAGGTGGAGAGCAAGATCAATGGAAAAGGAGCTGCCTCTCCATCCCTGTTCCTTCATCTCAG AATACATCTGGATTTCCTCTTGAGAATTCCATGAGAGATATGGAAGGAAATGGCAAGACTGGAACAAAAAACCCTGgaatttctctggaaaaaaatgataGGCAGCTGCATAGCAAATGGTCTAAAACAGTAGGTCAGATCTCCAGTAAAGGCAATAGaattgagaaaaacaaagagcagaTTACTGGTTCTACAAGCCAACAAGCTCACTGGGGCAggacttcaaaatattttggtgcCCAGGAAGGGATTCTTGAGCCTGATGCAAATCTGGATTACAACACTGAGATTTCTGATTCAACCAGAAGTGCAGATGCTTCAGAAAACTCCAAACAGATCCAGCATAAGAGGACACCTTGCATGTATGGAAGTGGCTGTTACAg GAAGAATCCCATTCACTTCCAGCAGTTCAGTCATCCTACTGATGATGACTATGATGACATGGAGATGGTGGCTCAGGATGACAATGACAACCGGCCTGAGTGTCCATACGGAACGGCTTGTTATAG gAAGAACCCCCAGCACAAGTTGGAATACAAGCACAGTGCACCTCCAG TAACTGGAAGAGGAACACAACAACGAACTTCAAGCAATG GAAAAAGGGCTGTGGAGAAAGATGGTGTCAATGATGGTGAAGCCAATGAATATGACCTCAATGACAGCTTcatagaggaggaggaggaggagtgcgAACCTACTGATGAAGACTCAGACTGGGAACCAAGTTCAGAAGAAAAGGATAACGAAGATGTTGAGACACTTGTGCAAGAAACACGTAGATTTGTTAGGATCAAAAAATAG